Proteins from one Mesorhizobium sp. M9A.F.Ca.ET.002.03.1.2 genomic window:
- a CDS encoding alpha/beta family hydrolase: MPTSFLLDGPATAPITILLAHGAGAPMDSAPMTATAKALAVAGFRVARFEFHYMAARRYGHRKPPPRAEAVNPEYIKAIADLRAKGVTGPLIVGGKSMGGRVASMIADEMFSRGEISGLLCLAYPFHPPAKPTQLRTKHLAGLQTPTLIFQGTRDEFGTKDEVATYDLSDSIEMFWLEDGDHDLKPRKSVSGFSTADHLKTMTDAVKAWANRIAS, from the coding sequence ATGCCCACTAGCTTCCTCCTCGACGGTCCCGCGACCGCCCCCATCACCATCCTTCTCGCCCATGGCGCCGGGGCGCCGATGGACTCGGCCCCGATGACCGCCACGGCAAAAGCGCTGGCTGTCGCCGGCTTCCGGGTCGCGCGCTTTGAATTCCACTACATGGCCGCCCGCCGCTATGGCCACCGCAAGCCGCCGCCGCGCGCCGAGGCGGTGAATCCCGAATACATCAAGGCGATCGCCGACCTCAGGGCAAAGGGTGTGACCGGCCCGCTGATCGTCGGCGGTAAGTCGATGGGCGGCCGCGTCGCCTCGATGATCGCCGACGAGATGTTTTCCAGGGGCGAAATCTCCGGCCTGCTTTGTCTGGCCTATCCCTTCCACCCGCCGGCCAAGCCGACGCAGTTGCGCACCAAGCATCTGGCCGGCCTCCAAACCCCGACATTGATCTTCCAGGGTACGCGCGACGAGTTCGGCACGAAGGACGAGGTCGCGACCTACGATCTCTCCGACAGCATCGAAATGTTCTGGCTGGAGGACGGCGACCACGATTTGAAGCCGCGCAAGAGCGTCTCCGGCTTCTCCACCGCCGATCATCTGAAGACGATGACTGATGCGGTAAAGGCGTGGGCTAACAGGATCGCTTCCTGA